ttaatttaaagaaatttgtcaataaatacAGAAGAAGGATATAAGCTAATTACAAAATTCCACAAATAGAATTTACATATGAAAAAGAAAAGAGATACTCAACTGGGAAAAAGAAAAGTAATAAGGGGATACAGGGGAAAAAATTGCAACGAATAAATCAATACAAAACCTATACAATGaacgataaaaaaaaaagctaattcaaatattattgatgGTATTCTTCAATTGTGTCCctggctgtccgatcacttagatattcagctttgGAGTAGTATGgtttacgatagagccattttttaatagaaaatttaaatttatttatagtggcTCGgcttataaaagtgtatacatttacccttaaagctattatgtatattatgaagcctactagaattagttacaagcaatcccttatttctagtgttgtgATAATGAAAATcgccattaagagcaaaaaggtgacgatttttgtgaacgtatatcaAATTTTCATAGATGTACTGActgtatttcttttaatttttcattgagagcatgtctataaccaagcttatatatagctctcttttgcagagcaaacactatatcaatgaatatatatttataattgggttcgaatttttattttcttaattaactTCCTCTGATGAAGTTTTCTGTCGTGTGGTTTCATAAATTGCATGAAGTTTTATCGACAATTACGATTCTCTTTCCAAGTCTCTACCAGAACTGTCAACAACATGCAGTCCTGCTATCGTACGCCCCTTAAAGCTAATTCATGTAGCCCAGAGGCTATTAATTGAAGTAGTAATCAAAACAACGGATGAGCTATTAGCGAAGCGCCTAGATGATAAATAGGTCGATGACCCGAGTACGCCCGGGCGGCGGTCACTCGACGTCTGTCAAACATTGTGTCGCCCACCGCGTGGGCAAACCACTCCAAACATGTCCACTGTCACTTATCTCTATATGGCGCTATCTTCGTGTTTCTATAGTCACGTTTTGTGGACTAAAATGGTCTTTGATCTTTCGCTCGTGTAAAtatgctatttttaattcaaggtTGGGTTCGCACGATGAGGCAATTACcaaatgatatatattataaaacccCATTGGTACGATCGCACGTCATACATAAGTCCAAAATCTCTTAGCGGAACTTTGTTTTCTTCTAAAGGTCCTGTTTAGTTGAAAACATTTCTCATGTGGAGTGAGGTCTTATCATATAGCAATAGTGATGAAGATCCGTTGACGAGGGTTGTCTCATTGCGAGTTTCATGAGCATCGTTCGAAGTTTGTTACTGTAGACATCTGTTGTTATTGCTTGTCTAGATTTAAGCAAGCGTTTGTGAATTACACCATGAGGGTCCACTTAACCACTACCATCACTTTTCTGTATATTGCTTAGGGTATTATTACGGCGATTGATCCTGAAGTCAACCATTGCGATGTTCGCTTATGATTATCCAGTAGGCTTTactttttgaactgttattcaAAAATTGCAGTTACTTCAATGTCTTTACTTTTAAAGCCAAATGAAAAACAATTGTACAACAAACAATTCGATTTTGTACATTTTGTCATGTGGCAGTTTGACTCTGAAATCTCACATAAAGAGgtttaaatttgatataatttgCGCCAAAACGGCAATTCCATACTTAAACCTCCTGATAGTACAACAGTGAGAGTAACCAATGTTCATTCCTTGCCGTGGCACCATCTGCCGAGTACGCGGATGTCCACAAGCTGGTTTTAATTTTGTGTCAGTTGAAGGTTCATCGTGATGTAAAAAATAGAGTCATTTCGCCTGGTACATGTGAAACATCGAACAAAGTCGAACTCTTTAGTATGCAtgaaaatattgttcaaaaaaGTTTGGTatattcaaatgaaatatttacttttttagaaaaatataacatcAGGAcatagaccaccaagcttagagtatgaATTTGTATTactagctctactttttccgaacatatagtaGATTGATAAACTTCAATATTCTTAATGACAATTCAATTGCGATTAGTTTAagtctaattaaataaagtgtatttgactttgactttgtggtttttaattttaacaaatactaCATATACTATCTAAGCTTTGTGGTGaacaaaaaaaatggaaatggTGTTGGAGTCACTACATTTGATGAATAATGTAGAAAATTCTTATGAAAGAATTGTGGATGGCAATGatatcttttataaaattaataatatatagatataatcttaaaattataagtaatggAGGAtcattataacatttttattatcgTGCTAGTGAATTCCCGAATTTCCTATTGAAGTCGCGAAAATAGCGTGTCAAAGTGAAACACCGCTAGGCTGCGAAGTAAAGAACTTGGTTCATTTGACGTTATACAATGTTCTTTGTGGTAAATAATTGGTACGGTGCTATAGGTACCTATATCGATTAGCACTtgacttttttatattattcactAATTATCTTACCGAGTCTCCGttgaattttattgtttactagctgacccgacagacgttgttctgtatataataaataaaataatgtttttttttatgaatttgtcaataatatatcataacatcaaggattacttcgtaaaatatgcaccctgctgtcgtaatgaaattgtttcacagcagaactgtcaaaccgtgcgtcaataaattctcttattggaattatgtatggacacatcaaaggaaaaacaaatttcttgtttttatttcattccgagttttttttatttattcaccttttaaaagttctctggacttccacaaataattcaagacctaaatttgtcaaagcggtccagccgttctcgagatttagcgagactaacgaacagcaattaatttttacatatataGATTAATTCGTTTCTGCTCCATCCGAATTCCACGCAGTCCACGCAGTGTCCCCATAAATGACACTGTAGATAATAATTGTCAATACTCATAGTTGTAGGTACGCGTGTAGCGCAAATATCGCGGAATGTCAAATAAATTCCAGAGTTTTGTGTGCGTCGCGCGTGTAGAGCCTGTCCTAGAGCTACGTACATCCCGTCCAGATGCCTACGCGCGTTTCCTCACTCGCGCGTAAAACGCGTGCAATGAGCGGGACTCTCGACTCGCGCGTCCCATGCGCGAGCGCCGCGCGAGTCGAGGTACTCGGGGGCCTGTGCTGCGTCCAGTACTACGCGCGTGTCCGTGGCGAGTGGACGTATTTGGTTCAAAATGGAGCGTGATAACTTTGACACGGAACTTTTTATCGACGAAATTGAGAAAAGGGTAGCTCTATGGGACATGGAATCATCAGATTATTCTAATAGAACCATTAAACGTAGGAACTGGGAAGAAATAGTGGAAATTTTTTGTGAAGTTGGTGATTccgaagagaaaaaaaaaactttaggtaagtaaataatactttattaaataatattattatttgcatagaTTTTACATTGTTAAACTATATCATTTTATCTTGCCAAGGGAGTTTGTCTTCGTTTACAAAATAATCAGCAAATCTATCTCTTATATTCAATGATCTCGCATTAGGCCTCACTGCCTCATTGTTCAAATTATTCAGAGATGTTTCGTAGAGAGTGTGATCATACCTATAGCCATCCCTTAACCTTACGTAGTTATGGAGAACACAACAAGccttaattatgtttattgcaaATTCTATATCCACATTCAACGGTCTATGAAATATTCTCCATTTATTTACCAAGATGCCAAAGCAACATTCAATGTAACGCCGGGCCCTGGATAAGCGAtagttgaaaattttttttttggttgttaGAGATCTACCGCAGTAAGGGCGCATTATATTTTCAGACAGACTAAACGCCTCATCTCCTACTATGACATGAGGTAAGGGGGTTGCATCTGTTTGCGATATTGGCTTTGGATCTGGAATATCTAAAGTTTTCTCGAcaagttttttatataaaatagagtCTTTAAAAATTGTGGAGTCATTACTTTTTCCATATGCGCCTATGTCCActgcaataaaacaataatttgcaTCACATACGGCCAACAAAACAGTTGAAAAATAACTCTTATAGTTATAGTAAAGAGACCCAGAATCGTTAGGTTTTATAATACGGATATGCTTGCCGTCAATGGCACCGATGCAGTTTGgaaaatttgtgtatttttgaaaTTGTTTCGAAATTTCTTTCCATTTAGCTTTCGTTGGTTGTCTCATTACTATGTTTAGCAGTTTGTTCCACATGATGTAACAGGTTTTCTGTACTATTTCGATAACTGTAGACTTTCCTAATCTGTAGGCATAATGCAGATCCGCAAAATAACATCCTGTGGCCAAATATCtgaaaagaaagtaaaataattattattattttatttcgatctttttattatttacaggtaCTTTATTGCAGAAGAAGTGGAAAGGGTTGCGTGATGGCTTTGTGAGAgaaatgaagaagaagaaaaccACACCGTCTGGATCAGGAGCCTCCGGCAaagccaaatatatttattttgaacgtTTGATGTTTCTCGAAAGATCGACACGGAATAAAATAACTGAGAGCAACATCAACACCGCGTGTGTTGCAACTGAAGAACAGGAGTTTTCTGGCGATGGGGAAGATGTGATGAGACCTCCACGTAGTCAggcaaaaaagaagaaaaaactaAATGCGGCTGACGAAGAATTCCTCTcaatcataaaaacaaatttagcaTCTGGGAATCAGCCACAGGCAACAAACCAAATAGAGTCAGATgatgacaaactattttgtttGTCCTTACACAAAGAGCTTCTTAAAGTACCAGAGGAAAACAGActtcaaacaaaaattgaattaatgaaAGTACTTCAAGCTCAACAAGCTCTGTGTCTTAGACCTGCAGCAGCTCGTTCCGACTACCAACCTTCGACACAATATCATTACCAAACAGGAATGACACAACGTGGACAGAGAGATTATTTTGGAGAAACAGGATATACCACAACAGACCCTTCAACATCTTCGTTTCCACCTGAAACCTTTTCGACTTACAATCGAGGTTATTGCACTGCGTCACGACCACCAACGACGTCTAGCTACAAACACCCTTCACCGGCATCTACACAAGATTCCAATGAATCTGAATTAATTACTTAAGGTATtactaaagcaataaaaaatattacctcaAAGTAATCACGAGTTTTTCTTCTGCAGAAACAGTATCCCGTACCATATAATTTTGACATGGAGACAAATCTTCTTTGATAATTTCTAGTAAATTATCAAACGATGCTATTGACATCCGAAAGTAGTTGAAAAACTTTTCACTATGTTCTCTGAGTTTtgggtataaagttataaacatACTATGCGTCATTCTATCACGTAGAATGGGATGTACGTTAAATCGTCGACTTTCTCTTTGTTTACGACGTCTCCATCGACGGTATGCAAGCCACAACACAACCGCTGTATCCGAGTCCATGTTTATAACTGCTCAAATCCGTCTCCAACACATGCGCGCGAGAACGCGCGTGATACGCCGCATCTGGACGCAATACAAATCAAAACGCGCGAGTGAACTCGCGCGTAAAACGCTTCATCTGGACAGGCTCTTAAAATGCGCTCATATTACGCTGCTAATTAATTCTACCCTACAATGTAATGTGTATTGCGTAGAAATGCAGCGGGGAGAAGGGCGGGGGAGCGCGCGGTTACTATTGTTCGTTGTTGACAAATATGTGCTAGGCTTTTGTACGACATTGTGAAGGCGGTTAAGTTTTATTGCGACTTTTGTGCCGTACCCGCGTTGTGGACTAAACTCTTTTGTTTGATCTGTTTCGTATACTAATACATAGTTATATAGTCGGTATGGAGGTCATACGAGGCGAATAACGTTGTTCCTATATGATttcaattatgtatttatattatgtataatttaataaaatattaatcataCATTGAGATCGTTTGTATATGGTTGAAGCAATAAACCGTAGCATTAGATGAGTCAAGGATAGATcggtaaatattattatctatactcattattataatcaaaGTTTGTACGTTTGGATACTTGTTACTCTAGTCACATCCAACCAGCTGAATGACTATTAGATTTAACACATAGGgtatctttttaatataatatgaacagCAGCTAGATATACATATACACAATCACGCTTGTCTCCCGGCAGAGATTACCTGCATCAATTTGCCACGGTTCTGATATACTTCCCTGATTCCTACTCTCATAAACCATTTCATGCAGCTCTCTTATTCACGGTAGGTGCTCTCGACTGGGTCCACCTTTCCCGATTTAGTTTTTTCCGTCTTTTCTGCATAATAAAACCACCGTAAAATAGCTatcaattattacttattaaataaaatgattgatTCATTCACTCAGCATTATATTATAGCGTTTGAGACCAAACGACAATCcgatatatttgtaattttctgttaataagataaatacgtaacatattaattatcttgTACCTACATTCAAACACTAGTACTCCAAACGTCAAGAGGGCAAGTAATCCCAAACATCGATACCATCCTAATAAGTCTATACATATGTATAGTCAATGTTTACTGAGTAGATCACAAAAGGAAATAGAAAAAGGAAGGCTTCCTGATATTTGCTTCGTACACACTACGTTATACAGATCAGCTCAATAAACGCTGTGTTTTCGCTCCTCGCCACGTCAGGCCATTACTGTCCTATTACCTTGCGAGTGGGGCGCGCTCCCTGTACATAAATTGGTGTGGGGTTCTATGAGTAGCGAGTTTGTTAGCGAgttattttcagtttatgaAAGTATTGAGGAAGACCCTAATGATTTCATTTGAGCCCTTTTAGAAAAAAACTTATTTGCTAAGTGAGTAAGTTGGATGATAATATATTGTGTGTGGACATTATAGTTTGTTTTGCtatttaaacttatatattataatatgacaaacgttgtattgacatttaaattaataaaaataaaaaatttgaggtataaaaaaattatatcttatataaaaCCACCCATTCTCAGGCCTACCAAATATACATGTAAAATCAAGCCATTTCGTAGGATTATGGCAACATACATTGTGGCACGAGAATTTTGTTTATAGATATTCCATATTATTTGCCGACATTATTTGTCGAACGATGCCGTAATCACTATGTGATACTGTTTTTTTACTCTTTATCatgttattaaatatgtttttgaatttattgaattattcaaAGGTAACAGCAACGTATTCaagtctcttcccttatttctTAACCCCTTTAGCTTCagcctaaaaatataatattattcatttcattcatatcCCATTTGTTAAACGCATAGTATTATTAATCCAATCTAAaggacaaaaaaaaaaatttaagatcaGTTTTAGACAAGTTGTATAATTGGcaaaatactataaaatgttttcatttattGGTATAAATGAGGGGCAAATAAACAGTTGATTATCCGCTGGCAGGGGGGGCATACAAATTGAAGTGATTTCTATTCATGCCGCGCACGCATCGCTCGTTGCCATACTCGCTCCTCGCTCCGTGCGTACGCCCGTGTACAGCACCTTGTTTACTTTCTCCGGTATTGCGGTGACTCGATGGCTCGATATTTCTATGGTACAATGGCTGGGTGGTGGCATAGTAGCAACGAGGACTTGATAAGTAGGCCGGACACAACCATCTGCGGCGGGgaatggaaaaaatatacacGATTGCCTTTTGTTTGTAAAAGAAATTAGATTAATATTCCTTTTTACTGCAGATATTGGAAAAGCTAATCTCAAACGACATCCGTAATTCAGTAATTCAGCAAGTCAACCCCTTTTTAAAGTTCTctttaatttacttataaaacttCATCTATAGCCCCGTAGGAATTACTAACGGGAAATATTTGATTACAAATCAAAATCTACCCAGACCAGAATCGAACCTATCAGCTATAACTGCAACGTTCAATACTGCACTTAATTTTAGACTAGCTTCTTCTTTTACTTCGTCCGCGTTAAATTCATATCGCGCTCACTCAGAAactcttaatatatttaatattagttaGGATACTATTAAAACGAATGGTAAAACTGTTTTTATAAATTGCTACACAAGTCTTTTTCAAACAATGTTAATTACTATAATTTCTTATTCTCCACAATGCTTGTGTATTGACTTAGATAAAAACTTAGCTTTACATTTGGGTATATAAATTCGTTACCGACTTTACGAAGAACGGAATTGGTGAATAAAGATTATCTGTTTCGTTCTAATTACTGCTTTATTATCTTGAATCTGTTTGTACACTAATGTTTCTCTTGTGGGCTCTTTTTGTATGTTAATAAGTTACCTAGTTTTTAAGGGTTTGGTACTT
This genomic window from Leptidea sinapis chromosome 34, ilLepSina1.1, whole genome shotgun sequence contains:
- the LOC126975075 gene encoding uncharacterized protein LOC126975075, whose product is MDSDTAVVLWLAYRRWRRRKQRESRRFNVHPILRDRMTHSMFITLYPKLREHSEKFFNYFRMSIASFDNLLEIIKEDLSPCQNYMVRDTVSAEEKLVITLRYLATGCYFADLHYAYRLGKSTVIEIVQKTCYIMWNKLLNIVMRQPTKAKWKEISKQFQKYTNFPNCIGAIDGKHIRIIKPNDSGSLYYNYKSYFSTVLLAVCDANYCFIAVDIGAYGKSNDSTIFKDSILYKKLVEKTLDIPDPKPISQTDATPLPHVIVGDEAFSLSENIMRPYCGRSLTTKKKIFNYRLSRARRYIECCFGILVNKWRIFHRPLNVDIEFAINIIKACCVLHNYVRLRDGYRYDHTLYETSLNNLNNEAVRPNARSLNIRDRFADYFVNEDKLPWQDKMI
- the LOC126975086 gene encoding uncharacterized protein LOC126975086 — protein: MERDNFDTELFIDEIEKRVALWDMESSDYSNRTIKRRNWEEIVEIFCEVGDSEEKKKTLGTLLQKKWKGLRDGFVREMKKKKTTPSGSGASGKAKYIYFERLMFLERSTRNKITESNINTACVATEEQEFSGDGEDVMRPPRSQAKKKKKLNAADEEFLSIIKTNLASGNQPQATNQIESDDDKLFCLSLHKELLKVPEENRLQTKIELMKVLQAQQALCLRPAAARSDYQPSTQYHYQTGMTQRGQRDYFGETGYTTTDPSTSSFPPETFSTYNRGYCTASRPPTTSSYKHPSPASTQDSNESELIT